GTGTCAGAGAGTGAGCTGTACACCGAGGCCTGGTCTTCTGACAGCTGTTCCTCGATGTCTGTCAGGACACAGCGGAACTTCCTCATACAGTGCATCATCCCCTCCAGCTCATCCAGGGAATACTGCACAGAGGATTATACAGAATAATATCATGAGAGAGGATAGAGATAACACAAAGTCAGGAATACTGTACAGTGAATCAGCGCATAAGGGAGGAAAGGTCTGTATTTGCCTATCAACGAAATTACAGTGGTTAGCTCGAAGAGGTTGATTATTAAACCAATTAGAACAACCAAATGGACACAATACAAATATGAAGGCCATAGATGTTTAACTCAGATGAACGCCATAGTGTAGATGTTCTTTTCTCAGAAGTATCAAATTCAGCTGTTCACAAAGATAGATTACAGTAGCCTACTCAACACATCATTTCCATCAGAGCACAATGGTGGTCACCTTCAAAAAACAGGCATTACGTGAGAGACAAAAAAGGGTCTACTAAAGACTCAAGTAGCAACCCCAATCCTATTGACCCTTCTTGGTGAATAGGACCTTTCATATAATTTTCTTTTATTAGAAGTGAGCTGTGCTTGAGGCCACtaaagagccagagagagagagagtggtgaacTTCCTCCTCTACTGCTGCTCATCATGCAAAACAGGCATTCACATGCAAATGACCACTGCTGCGTATGAAACCAAACCACCATCTTTAGAAGGGCCAATAAAGATTCTAACATGCAAAGAGGATTTGTTCATCATGTCAACAGGAAAAACACATGTGATGTGCCTCAATGCCTCCTTATCTAATATTCTATAAATATACAGATATGGAATTTAATAACTCTTTTAATGATCGGATGTAGCCATAGAAAGGGCACTTTTGTTGCAGACATTTTGATGAGTGAGGCTGCATTATCATTTAGTCTTGTATTTGTCCGGATATTATCCTGTGTGAATCAATTTAAGGTTTGCCAAAGAGAGAGTAACTGAATTGTGTGTGTTACTTACAGGGAAAGCTGAAACGGAGGACGGTTTGAGGCAATTGTTCTGAGAACAGCAGCTACAGCGGTGATCACAGGAGCAGCAGCAGGAAAGCCCAGAGAACAGGGCTCGTTCCCACCGTCTATCCTCATCCCCCACttcttccccctcttcctcctgccACAGCCCCGTGTCCAAGGAGGTGGACTTCATCTGGAAACTTCCAGATCTCCGTGAACCGTCGCGAGACAGCCACCGATTGGACGAtgacagggagggggaggggcagggggACGGGAGGGATATCGTCTCAGGTGTCATGACTGCCTTTCCCATGGCAACCGCAGTGTTTCTGTGTTCTGCAAAGTGGGAGACATCAGCATCTGACCACGCCTTCCTGGAGAAGGAGTTCCGCCTCTGCCGGAGCGTCAGGTCAGTCAGGGGGCGGGGCTCGAAGGAAGGGCCGAGCGGGGAGGGGGTGTGGGGGACGCCACCTCTCCGGAGGGCAGAGTGGGAGACAGAGGGCAGGGAGGAGGGCATCTGGACAGACACAGACCGGCCTGACCTGAAACCACCACTGTGGGGGACGAGTGGGGTTGGGGCTTGAGATGGAGCTACGGTTAAGGAATGGGCTGATGGTGAGTTTGGAATTGAGGATGGGGTTGGTGTTGTGGTTAGGGCTGATAGAGAATGGTTTTGGATTGGGGAATGGGCTTGGGTTGGAGATGAGCTGGATGCTGCCGGAAAAGCTGAGGCTGGAGGTTGGTGTGGGCATGAGGCTGGAGATGGTGGTGGGGAAGAGGCTGAGGATGGAGATGATGGTGGAGATGGAGGTGACACTTGCTCTGAAGGTGAGGTTAAAGCTGGGCCTGGAGGTGGGTTTGCTGGTTGATATAGTGGTGGGACAGGCTCTTGGACAACCAAGCTTGAGGATCCCTCTGAAATCTCTGAGCCACCTGTTTCCCAGTGCACTGGaggggaggaggcagagagaggctctgctggggggagagaggaggcagagagaggttctgctggggggagagaggaggcagggctTAGCACTGCTGAGAGGTTAGGGTCAGATCCTAATAGAGGATCTTCAGAGGACCGGTCCTGACAAACAGATCCAGTCTCAGAGCCTTgatccaccacctcaccaacagCAACAGGACCCAACACTGGACCTTCCAAACCAAAACTAATCTGTACTTCCGTCTTCACCTCTTTCTTCATCTGCACTAGAGCCACCGAGTCCATCAGAGAGCCTTCATGTGACCCATAACAATCGGTGTCCTGATCACCAACAGCCTCTGTTCCTGTCTGAACATTGCCACTTTGTTCCGCTATGGCCTTTTCCTTTCCTCCTATTGGAACAGCTTCCTCTGATTCCAGAGTAAAGTGTTCTGTTTCTTTATCGGTTTTCATGATAATAATAACGTTCCGTAACGGAGAGTCTGGCTTATGACAAGGTGCACCGCAGGCCGAAGAGAATCCATCTTCCTCAGTGACAGTGTTTTCCATTAGGCTTGGCCTGGCTCCAAAAGCAGAGTTAGTCATCTCCAAGGCATcagagaggagggagtggggTGTGGGGGAATCCTGGTGTCTGGGTGTCTCCTCTGTAGGGCTTGTTGTCTCTGGTCTGTATAGAGGAGACTCTGGTCTTGGGTGGCACGTggtgagggaaggaggggaagggTCCAGGGAAGTGGATGGGGGGGACGAGGGGGGTGAAGCTCCTTTTACAGTGATCTGGCTGTCAGTGCTGCCTCCAGATATTCCCGACAAAGCCTTAAACAACAACCAAACACTGTCAGTTTAAATTAATGACCTTTTAAATTGTGCACCATGAAATAGACAGAATATCAATTCaataatatattttaatattttgGGCTGGTGAAGTATATAAGTTAGTAGCAATAACTTAAAGTAAGTTTAAGTAAGTCAGTAGAACTAACTTAAAGTAACACGCCTAAATTGTTGCACTTCTAGAATGTTATCCGTGTAACCTTCATGAGCTCGGGTCCAGGTGAGGGATGCGGGGTAATGGACGGGATGAAGGGCTCTTCCAGGAAACCACTGCTGTCAGACTGGCAGCTGTTAGTCCTCatcacacacactgctacagagggaagggggaagagagtagagggaggggagagagggagagaaagaaagaaagagttcATGGAAAATTACATCACTTTAATCATATCCTTCAATCAGACTCATCATCTGAAGTATAAAGGAGAACTATGACTCAGGGCAATAAACAGAACTTTAACTTTGCCTGGTGAATCAACTAAAAGTTATGACACAATTTGCTTATTCAGttagcagtggaggctcctcagaggatgaaggggaggaccatcctactcagtgaatttcagaaaaacattttaaaaagttatcctttttagataaaactacactaaatatattcacgtcaccaaataactgattaaaacatacTGTTTTGCAATAaacaggtctacagtagcctcaacagcaccctctagggtagcaccatggtgtagccagaggacggCTATTTTTCATCCTCTGGGCACATTGTATTTAAGTCAAAGGGTTCACACCCTTCCATatacttacacagtaattataacaacttccggaggacgtcctccagcctaTGAGAGCTCTTGTAGTATGAACTAACATCTTGTCCATTCAATGAAAGGATCAGATAGTGagtctagtactgaaagcataagctacagctaagTGTGGTGAGTAGGTGACTCAAAGagtcttggctctctctaattttctccttctctctttctttctctctctcggaggacctgagccctaggaccatacatcaggactaccgggcatgttgactccttgctgtccccagtccacctggccttgctggtattctagtttcaactgttctgcctgcggttatggaaccgccacctgtcccagacctgctgttttcaactcttaatgatcggctatgaaaagccaactgaaaattattcatgattattatttgaccatgcttgtcacttatgaacattttgaacatcttggcatagttctgttataatctccacccggcacagccagaagaggactggccacccctcatagcctggttcctctctaggtttcttcctaggttttggcctttctagggagtttttcctagccaccgtgcttctacacctgcatttcttgctgtttggggttttaggctgggtttctgtacagcacttcgagatattagctgatgtacgaagggctatataaaataaacttgattgattgattgaagagaaaatttcttcaaaaatgaaggagaagcagcagagagagagagctacagtggcttgcgaaagtattcacccacctTGGCCCTTTTTCTATTTTGTagacttacaacctggaattaaaataaatgttttggggggggttgtatcatttgatttacacaacatgcctaccgctttgaagatgctaaatattttttcttgtgaaacaagcAAGTAATAAACATGCCTACCcgcaaagtcaatactttgtagagccaccttttgcagcaattacagctgcaagtctcttgggttatgtctctataagcttggcacatctagccactgggattctttccaattcttcaaggcaaaactgcttcagctccttcaagttggatggattccgctggtgtacagcaatcttcaagtcataccacagattctcaattggattgacgtctggactttgactaggccattcacgACATTTAAATGCTTCCCC
This Salvelinus namaycush isolate Seneca chromosome 33, SaNama_1.0, whole genome shotgun sequence DNA region includes the following protein-coding sequences:
- the itprid1 gene encoding mucin-17, giving the protein MDVLNLWSDDPEEVLLDLGFGCDEPDISGRIPARFINNQSSARGINIQVFLDAQKNRMDIENPDVSNRFRQLEVLQQVTTAFSSLVGGASTDSLSESGVPALASAEAREKRKRMGMLLRRVSRKTLSQTQFQTQIQTQDSQDTNPTPHSPVAHLQQPLAGIPDRRTPLKRARQGLAESICLTPLAEEQGLASEAPEPHLVPQEGALRLEVVKEYQPLISSGIPTRKKSPGEARESFEMEEIQSFDEGSISGSYMGASDTTAVCVMRTNSCQSDSSGFLEEPFIPSITPHPSPGPELMKALSGISGGSTDSQITVKGASPPSSPPSTSLDPSPPSLTTCHPRPESPLYRPETTSPTEETPRHQDSPTPHSLLSDALEMTNSAFGARPSLMENTVTEEDGFSSACGAPCHKPDSPLRNVIIIMKTDKETEHFTLESEEAVPIGGKEKAIAEQSGNVQTGTEAVGDQDTDCYGSHEGSLMDSVALVQMKKEVKTEVQISFGLEGPVLGPVAVGEVVDQGSETGSVCQDRSSEDPLLGSDPNLSAVLSPASSLPPAEPLSASSLPPAEPLSASSPPVHWETGGSEISEGSSSLVVQEPVPPLYQPANPPPGPALTSPSEQVSPPSPPSSPSSASSPPPSPASCPHQPPASAFPAASSSSPTQAHSPIQNHSLSALTTTPTPSSIPNSPSAHSLTVAPSQAPTPLVPHSGGFRSGRSVSVQMPSSLPSVSHSALRRGGVPHTPSPLGPSFEPRPLTDLTLRQRRNSFSRKAWSDADVSHFAEHRNTAVAMGKAVMTPETISLPSPCPSPSLSSSNRWLSRDGSRRSGSFQMKSTSLDTGLWQEEEGEEVGDEDRRWERALFSGLSCCCSCDHRCSCCSQNNCLKPSSVSAFPYSLDELEGMMHCMRKFRCVLTDIEEQLSEDQASVYSSLSDTDREEVRDILELRKAVKQEAGELELQLTDLVHRYDDSFKMKMHRLLDEQSHLYTQLRLLPLIPTTTSTPGSASSRSMATQCCLLPWLPLTDMSRPRPSSQATWDLESRSTLPDSSSMGQRLKHGSTGTKPDKLDIVGFIQRLKESIRHSVNTDSLE